The window CAATGAACTCCAGCGTGTAGCGCACGTAACCGGGCCGGTTGGGTTTGCCCCGCTTGGGGACTGGGGCCAGGAAGGGCGCGTCGGTTTCCACCAGCAACTGGGAGAGGGGCACCTCACGCGCCGCCGCATGAATCTCAGCGGCGTTCTTGTAGGTCGTGTTGCCGGCAAACCCGAAATAGGTGTGGTCACCGCGCTCCAGCCCAAAGCGCAGCAGACCTGCATGTCCACTGAAACAGTGCAGGATGACCGGCACCTCTGGCCAGGCCCGCAAGACCTCCATGCCCCCCTGGTGGGCGCTGTCCTGGCCAGCCTTGTCGCGGGTGTGAATGACCAGCGGCTTGCCCGCGCGGCTGGCCAGGTCCAGCTGCCACTCGAAGGCGGCGCGCTGCACTGAGCGCTGATCCGCGTTCCAGTAGTCGTCCAGGCCGCTTTCGCCAATGCCCACCACGCGCGGGTGTTGGGCCAGGGCTTCCAGTTCGGCGCGGGTGTCAGGGCTGTCCTGGTCGGCGTCGGTGGGGTGCAGGCCCACGGTGGCATATACGTCAGAAAACTGCTCGGCCAGGGCCACCGCATTGCGGGCATGCTGAACGCTGGCGCCAATGCAAACCATGGCGCTCAGGCCCAGCTCGGAGCGGGCGCTCGCCGGGTCGTCCAGGTAATCCAGATGGGTATGCGTGTCGATCATGCCCGCAGGCTAGCGCTGTCCAGCTCTGTCCCATGCCATCCCCACCACTCTCATGAGAGGCCCGCGCTAGAGTGCGAGCCGTGCAGAAAACTGGCCTCTACGCCCTGGCGGGCATCACCCTCTTTGCGCTGACGTTTGTGTTGTTGCCGACAGGCGGCCACGTGGCCGATACCGGCGCGACCCTCTCGGGCGTGGAGCTCAAGCTCTATCCCTCGCGTGACCCGGACGCGGTGTGGAGCTTCCGCGCCGTCAATGTAGAAAGTGACCCTGAGCAGAACCGCACCTACCTGAGCGGCCTCTCGGGTGGGCAGCGGGTAAAGAAGGAACGCGACGCCCGGGGACGCCTGACGGGACGTGAGGTGCTAGACGCGCGCCTAACGGCCCCTGACCTGACGATTGACGGCCAGGACAACATGACCACCCGTCAGGCCCGCATCACGCTGGTGCGCGAGTGTGCCGACATTGACCTGACTGGTACGGATAAGACACCCGTGAAGATTGAGCAGGGCCAGGGTTTTAGCGCGCCCAAAGCGCAGGTCAATTCACCTCAGATGAATGGCTTTATTGGCCTGCTCAAGATGAGCTTTGATTTCAACATTGAGGACTCGGATAACGCGACCTCAAACTTTACCTACGACCTTGATACCACTGAACGCTGTGTCAATGGCCAGCGCGTCCCCGGCGCCTAAACCACTCAGGAGATCACCCATGAAAAAGACTGCTTCCCTGCTGACTCTGCTCGCCGTTGCCGCTCCAGTGCTGGCCCAGACGGGCGACGCCAACAAACGCCTGATTACCATCCAGGGCGGGCCGCGCGGTGATGTACGAAACGGCCCTCTGACCTTTACCGGCAATCCAGTGAAGGCGAAGGTCAGCACCCTCAATATTGAAGCCAATCAAGCGGTGATGGCCGCCCCCAAAGGTACGCCTCTGATTGAAGCCAAGGGCAAGCGCACCGCCGCCTTTACCGGCGACGTGAAGGTCACGCGCGGCCGCCTGACCGCCACTGGCAGCGGCCTGAATTACGACGAGGCCACTGGCCAGGGCGTCCTGGACGGCAACGCCAGCGCCACCTTCGTGCCTGAAAAGAAGGAAGACGGCGACACCGTGACCATCAAGGCGCCCAAGATGAGCCTGGACGTGGACAACAACGTCTCGACCAGCACGGGCGGTGTGACGCTCTCCACCGGCACCCAGAGCGGCAAGGCCGACAAACTGGTCTTTGATGAGGACCGCGAACTGGCGCAGCTGACCGGCACCCCCAGCCTGACCCGCGCCGCCAAGGGCAGCCAGAAGGAACTGGTGATCACGGGCCAGGAAGTGCGCGCCCTGACCAAAACCAAGACGCTGTACGTGCGCGGCGGCGTGAAGCTGGTGCAGGGCACCACCACGACCACGGGCGACGCCGTGTACTACGACGACAAGAAGAATGTCGCCTACGTGGTGGGCAACGCGGTCAGCGTCGACAGCAAGAGCAAGGTCACCGTCAAGGCCCCAGCCAGCGGCTACCTGGAACAGCGCACCGATCTGGCCCGCGTGCGCGCGCTGAACTCGGCGTACAAGATTCCCACTGAACAGTTTGAGCTGAGCAAGAAGTAAACTGCCGTGATGACAGGGCAGCGTTGGACAGGGGCCGCCGGGCGCGTGACGGTGGCCCTGCTGCTGGGGCTGGGCGGCGTGGTGTGGGGGCAGACGCAGCCGGTGCCTTCTGCCCCGGCCCGAACCACGACTCCCCAGGTGCCCCCGGAAGACCTGGCACCAGCGCCGGAGCAGGCGGGCGCCGAGCAGTCCAGCCTGGAACTGGTGCGCCGCAGCGAAAAAGACGGCAAGAGCCGCCGCATTCTGATTGTCAAAACCGGCACCCAGGATGACAGCGGCGTCTTCGTGCTGTGCCAGCCCACCGAGGACGACCCTGAAGACGCTCCTACCCTGGCGGTGTTTAGCGAAACCGGCACGGGCGGCGTGCGCCTGACCATTGACAAGAACGTCATCACCGTCCCGCTGGCGGTAGTCACGCAGTTGCCCCCCAAAGACGGCCAGGAGGGCAGTGACGGCCGGGTCGAGGCCAGCGCTGGCACCGCCCGCTTTCTGGACGAGCCGCCGCCTGGCAAGACGGATCGTCTGAGCCGCTGTGCCGTCGAGGCCACGCCCAAACCGGCCGCCGACACGGTGCTGGTTACGCAGGGCCGCACGGAACTCAGAGGCCAGAAGCTGGTCTATGACAGCGCCGACGGCATCGCCCGCATTGACGGCCCCATCACCTTCAAGCGCAGCAGTGACAAAGACGCCCTCAGCGGCACCAGCCAGCGCATTGAGGTCAGCGTGGACGATGAAAAGACCACGCTGGTCGGCAACGTGGTCCTGAATTCCGAGGGGGGCCGGGTCAGCAAGGCCGCGCGGGTGGAATACGACGACGCGAGCAATATTGCCCGTCTGTACGGCACCCCTGAACAGCCTGCCCAGAGCGTGAAGGGCGGCGACACCCTGAGCGCCGGCACCATCCTGTACGACCTGGACCGCAACGAGGTGCGAGCGGTCAAGCCCGAAGGCGGCACGATTACCGGGGAGTTCATCGAAGGCGAGGCAGCGGGGACACCATCTGCCGTACCTCCACCTGCTACCCCACCTAACCCTTGACAAGAGATACCCGAGAAGTGGCCCTGTCCTGAACGGTGCCACTTGTTTTCATTTGGGCTTTTCAATTCGGCCGCCTTGCTGCCCCACTCTACCGCTCACAGCGGCTGCCAGCTTCATTGAGAGGTCGAAACATCCTCCTCAACCATTCTGGGTTTTGCTGTCAGAACCAGGCCATCCCTTACCGGCGCTCGGCCCTCACCGTCAGCACCGGCACCGGGCTTCGGGCCACGATTTTCTCGGCGGTGCTGCCCAGGAAGAAATGTTCCAGGGCGCCCTGGGCGTGGGTGCCCACCACGATCAGGTCTGCCCCCCAGCGGGCTGCCGCATCCAGCAGGCCCGTCACCGGGTCGCCCACCAGCAGCTCAACCTCCTCACCGCCCTGCATCAGGCTCTGGAGGCGCCCCGCGTCGGCATGTTCCAGGGTATTCAGGAGGGCCGGGTCTGGCAGGGCGGGGGTCACGCCACCCATTAGGTCGGGGGTCGCCGTCACGCGGGCGTCGGTAACGTGCGCCAGGCACAGCTGCGCGCCGGCAAATCGGATGCGGGCCAGGGTGAGGGCCGCCTGCGAGGATGCCGAGAAATCCACACCCACCAGAATCCGGGCGAAGCCACCAGAAGCAGAGGGGTCAGCAAGCTGGGTCATGCCCTGACCGTACACCGCGCCACGGTCAGGGCCGCTGGAGGGTAAAGGGCCGGTAAAGCGGCTGGTCTGTGGTGGCCCCCTAGACTGCCGTATGAACCTCCAGAGTTTTGGGGCGGCGCAGACGGTGACCGGCAGCATGCACCTGCTGACGCTGGGCGGGCGTCAGCTGCTCGTGGACTGCGGGCTGTTTCAGGGCGGCGACGACTTAGAGGCCCGCAACCGCGAGGCCTTTTCCTTCGAGCCGGCCGGGCTGGACGCCGTCCTCCTGACCCACGCGCACCTGGATCATGTGGGGCGGCTGCCGCTGCTGGTCAAACGGGGTTTTCGCGGCGCGGTGTACTGCACGGCCCCCACGGCCGCGCTGGCCGAAACGGTCTTGCTGGACAGCGCACGCCTTCAGGTGGAGGGCTACCGCCACGACCTGCGCCGCGCCCGGAGGCAGGGGGTGCCCGACGAGCAGGTGCCCCCGCCGCTGTACGAAGAGGAGGACGTTCACCGCGCTCTGGCCCTGCTGCGCCCGGTGCTGACCTTCGGCGAGACCACGGTGGTCGCGGGTGTGCGCGTGACCCCGCAGCGCGCCGGGCACATTCTGGGCAGCGCCTATCTGGTGCTGGACACCCCGGACGGCCGCCTCATCATGAGCGGCGACCTGGGCAACCGCGAGAGTGGGCTGCAACTGGACTTCACGCCGCCGCCGCCGGCCGACGCCATCGTGCTGGAATCCACCTATGCCAACCGCACCCACCGCGCCTGGCCAGACACTCTGGCCGAATTCAGCGCGGCGCTGCGGGCCAGCGTACGCCAGGGCGGGAAAATCCTGATTCCCAGCTTCGCCATTGAGCGCACCCAGACCATCCTTCATACCCTGAAAGAACTGATGGACAGCGGGGAGGTGCCGCGCCTGCCCGTCTTTCTGGATTCCCCGATGGCAGCGCGCGCCACCCACGAGTATTTCGAGTTCGGGGATGAGCTAGTGCCGCCGGTCAGAGACGCCCTGCAAGCGGGCGAGGACCCCTTCCGGCCAGGCACGCTGCATGTGGTCAACACCAGCGCCGAGTCCCAGCGCATCAACCGCTACGACGGCCCGGCCATCATTCTGGCGGGCAACGGCATGATGACCGGTGGGCGCATCCAGCACCACCTCAAGCACCACCTCTGGAAGCCGGGCACCAGCCTGATTATCGTCTCGTACCAGTCGCCCAGCAGCCTGGGCGGGCGCATTGTGGGCGGCGCCGACACGGTGCGCATTCTGGGTGAGGAGGTGGCGGTGCGCGCGCAGGTGCACACCATCGGGGGCTTTTCCGCCCACGCCGATCAGGACGATCTGCTGGCCTTTCTGGAGGCGGCCGGGCAGCCGCACGTCTGGCTCGTGCACGGCGAGAACGAGGTCATGGCCGAATTTCTGCCGGTGCTGGCCGCGCGGGGCCTGAAGGGCGACATCGTGCCGGACCGACAGGCGGTGGACCTCAGGGGCGCCGGCTTTCCCAACGGCACACCTCCGGGGTTTCACATCGAGACCCGTGACCGCGCGGCCCAGACCGCTGGGGGCGAGTAAGACGGGTTTCGGATTAGTCCGTAATACCTTTTAGGCTCAACTCGACTGGAAAGCCGAACAAAGTTGCGGAACGAGGGAAGCCATCCTGGCACCTGGAGGAGCGTCCGGTCCTCGGCTGTTCCCGAGCTGGACGGCCGCCGCAACACCTCCACACGCCCTCATGCCCAGCCGCTACTCTAGAGGTCCATGAAACGCGCGTTGCCCCTGGCTTCCCTGTTCCTGTTTGCCCTGACAGCTTGCGGCTCTAAAGCCGTTGATGGCGTGCAGACCTTCAAGTACGACGGCGGCGACCACCGCACCGGCTCGCTGCTGTACGCCGAAAACCCGCCGGCTGGCGGCGCCCACAACGCCAGCTGGCAGAACTGCGGCGTCTATGACCGGCCGCTGTACAATGAGTACGCCGTGCACAGCATGGAACACGGGGCGGTGTGGATCACCTACCGCCCGGACCTCGACAAAGCGCAGGTGGACCAGCTGAAAGGGCTGGTGGAAGGCCGGCCCTATACGCTGCTCAGTCCCTACGAAGGTCTGGACAAGCCCGTCACGGCCAGCGCCTGGGGCGCCCAGATTAAGGTCGACAGCGCAGGCGACGAACGCCTCAAGGCGTTCCTGGACAAGTACGAGCAAGGTGCCACTGCCCCCGAGCGCGGCGCCTCGTGCAGCGGCGCCTATAGCGAAACGCGCTGAGCACGAAGGATAGAAAGAGCCCCCGGCCAATTACCGGGGGCTTTGTTCTTGTAGGTCTCTCAGGCGCCGGGCTGGGTCACGCCTTTGCTCATGGGGACGGGCATGTTCGGCTCGCTGGCCTCGGGCTTGGGCAGCAGCAGCAGGTCCAGCACCTGGCCTACGCGCTCCAGGGTGTGAATGCGCAGGTCGCCGCGAATACTGTCGGGCACGTCCTGCAGATGCGGCTCATTGTCCTTGGGAATGATGACCTCGCGGATGCCGCCCTGGTGGGCCGCCAGCAGCTTCTCCTTGACGCCGCCGATAGGCAGCACCCGGCCGCGCAGGCTGATCTCGCCAGTCATGGCCACGTCCAGGCGCACTGGGCGCCCAGTAATGGCACTGATGACGGCTGTGGCAATCGTGATGCCGGCGCTGGGGCCATCCTTGGGCGTGGCGCCGTCAGGGAAGTGCACATGCAGGTCCAGAGTCTTGTGGAAATCAGGGTCCGCGCCGTATTCCGCCGCATGGGCCCGCAGGTAAGCGATAGCCGCCGCCACACTTTCCTTCATCACGTCGCCCAATGAACCGGTCATGACGATCTTGCCGGTGCCAGGGGTCGCCAGGGCTTCGACCAGCAGCATGGTGCCGCCCACGCTGGTCCAGGCCAGACCCTGCGCCACGCCCACCTGGGGCTCTTTTTCCATCTTGTCGGGGCGGTGCATGGGCACGCCCAGATAATCCGGCACCTGCGGCGCGTCAATGACCTTCACGCTGTCCCAGGCCTTTTCCAGCAGCTCGCGGGCGGCCTTGCGAGCCAGCTTGCTGACCTGGCGGTCGAGGTTACGCACGCCGCTCTCGGCGGTGTACTCCTCCACAATGCGGTTGAGGGCCGCGTCGGTGATTTCCAGCTTGCCGGTCAGGCCGTGCGACTTGACCTGCCGGGGGACGCGGTAGCGCTTGGCGATCTCCACCTTCTCGGGCTGGGTGTAGCCGGGAATCTGGATGATTTCCATGCGGTCCAGCAGGGGCCGGGGAATGGTCTGGAGGCTGTTGGCCGTCGTGATGAACATGACCTGCGACAGGTCGTAGGGGACTTCCAGGTAGTGGTCCTGGAAGGTGTGGTTCTGCTCGGGGTCCAGCACTTCCAGCATGGCGCTGCTGGGGTCGCCGCGCCAGTCGCTGCTCATCTTGTCAATTTCGTCGAGCAGGATGACCGGGTTGGTCACGCCCGCCGTCTTCATGGCCTGGATGATGCGGCCCGGCATGCTGCCGATGTAGGTGCGGCGGTGACCGCGAATCTCGGCCTCGTCACGCACGCCGCCCAGCGCCATCCGCACGAACTTGCGGTTGAGGCTGCGGGCGATGCTCTTGCCCAGGCTGGTCTTGCCCACGCCAGGAGGGCCCACCAGCACCAGAATCGGCGCGCGCAGTTCGGCGTCGTCGGTGCGCTCTTCGGCGCTGCGCTCCTGGCGCTGCTCCTCGGTTTCGCCGGGCTTGTGGGTCAGCTGACGCACGGCCAGGAATTCCAGGATGCGGTCTTTGACGTCGCCCAGCGCGTAGTGGTCAGCGTCCAAGATTTCGCGCGTGCGGCTGATGTCGAGGATTTCCTCATCGCGCTTGTTCCAGGGC of the Deinococcus betulae genome contains:
- a CDS encoding TatD family hydrolase; translated protein: MIDTHTHLDYLDDPASARSELGLSAMVCIGASVQHARNAVALAEQFSDVYATVGLHPTDADQDSPDTRAELEALAQHPRVVGIGESGLDDYWNADQRSVQRAAFEWQLDLASRAGKPLVIHTRDKAGQDSAHQGGMEVLRAWPEVPVILHCFSGHAGLLRFGLERGDHTYFGFAGNTTYKNAAEIHAAAREVPLSQLLVETDAPFLAPVPKRGKPNRPGYVRYTLEFIAALRGLAPAELERSTDENAQRVYGLPIT
- a CDS encoding LptA/OstA family protein translates to MKKTASLLTLLAVAAPVLAQTGDANKRLITIQGGPRGDVRNGPLTFTGNPVKAKVSTLNIEANQAVMAAPKGTPLIEAKGKRTAAFTGDVKVTRGRLTATGSGLNYDEATGQGVLDGNASATFVPEKKEDGDTVTIKAPKMSLDVDNNVSTSTGGVTLSTGTQSGKADKLVFDEDRELAQLTGTPSLTRAAKGSQKELVITGQEVRALTKTKTLYVRGGVKLVQGTTTTTGDAVYYDDKKNVAYVVGNAVSVDSKSKVTVKAPASGYLEQRTDLARVRALNSAYKIPTEQFELSKK
- a CDS encoding LptA/OstA family protein produces the protein MTGQRWTGAAGRVTVALLLGLGGVVWGQTQPVPSAPARTTTPQVPPEDLAPAPEQAGAEQSSLELVRRSEKDGKSRRILIVKTGTQDDSGVFVLCQPTEDDPEDAPTLAVFSETGTGGVRLTIDKNVITVPLAVVTQLPPKDGQEGSDGRVEASAGTARFLDEPPPGKTDRLSRCAVEATPKPAADTVLVTQGRTELRGQKLVYDSADGIARIDGPITFKRSSDKDALSGTSQRIEVSVDDEKTTLVGNVVLNSEGGRVSKAARVEYDDASNIARLYGTPEQPAQSVKGGDTLSAGTILYDLDRNEVRAVKPEGGTITGEFIEGEAAGTPSAVPPPATPPNP
- a CDS encoding universal stress protein encodes the protein MTQLADPSASGGFARILVGVDFSASSQAALTLARIRFAGAQLCLAHVTDARVTATPDLMGGVTPALPDPALLNTLEHADAGRLQSLMQGGEEVELLVGDPVTGLLDAAARWGADLIVVGTHAQGALEHFFLGSTAEKIVARSPVPVLTVRAERR
- a CDS encoding MBL fold metallo-hydrolase, translating into MNLQSFGAAQTVTGSMHLLTLGGRQLLVDCGLFQGGDDLEARNREAFSFEPAGLDAVLLTHAHLDHVGRLPLLVKRGFRGAVYCTAPTAALAETVLLDSARLQVEGYRHDLRRARRQGVPDEQVPPPLYEEEDVHRALALLRPVLTFGETTVVAGVRVTPQRAGHILGSAYLVLDTPDGRLIMSGDLGNRESGLQLDFTPPPPADAIVLESTYANRTHRAWPDTLAEFSAALRASVRQGGKILIPSFAIERTQTILHTLKELMDSGEVPRLPVFLDSPMAARATHEYFEFGDELVPPVRDALQAGEDPFRPGTLHVVNTSAESQRINRYDGPAIILAGNGMMTGGRIQHHLKHHLWKPGTSLIIVSYQSPSSLGGRIVGGADTVRILGEEVAVRAQVHTIGGFSAHADQDDLLAFLEAAGQPHVWLVHGENEVMAEFLPVLAARGLKGDIVPDRQAVDLRGAGFPNGTPPGFHIETRDRAAQTAGGE
- a CDS encoding DUF3105 domain-containing protein, which produces MKRALPLASLFLFALTACGSKAVDGVQTFKYDGGDHRTGSLLYAENPPAGGAHNASWQNCGVYDRPLYNEYAVHSMEHGAVWITYRPDLDKAQVDQLKGLVEGRPYTLLSPYEGLDKPVTASAWGAQIKVDSAGDERLKAFLDKYEQGATAPERGASCSGAYSETR
- the lon gene encoding endopeptidase La: MIWELPVVALRNIVILPGVTMNVDVGRPKSKRAVDEAQASDRRVLLLTQRDARTDDPTRAELYDMGVLAVIKQVVRMPDNTYQVLVEAQERAAVLDEVPSAYMRVRAETQPTAADPSREVAVLAGEVKSAFEEYQRQNKNLRLDNYQLEGLKALTDVGALADQVTHHATWTPEEKQEILTAVELRPRLEGVLKLLSRDTERFNMDKKIAGRVKEQMDANQREYYLREQMKAIGKELGGGEDGPAEVEALREKIEGAGMPDSVKEKALKELQRLERTPGGSPESTVVRNYIDWLVDVPWNKRDEEILDISRTREILDADHYALGDVKDRILEFLAVRQLTHKPGETEEQRQERSAEERTDDAELRAPILVLVGPPGVGKTSLGKSIARSLNRKFVRMALGGVRDEAEIRGHRRTYIGSMPGRIIQAMKTAGVTNPVILLDEIDKMSSDWRGDPSSAMLEVLDPEQNHTFQDHYLEVPYDLSQVMFITTANSLQTIPRPLLDRMEIIQIPGYTQPEKVEIAKRYRVPRQVKSHGLTGKLEITDAALNRIVEEYTAESGVRNLDRQVSKLARKAARELLEKAWDSVKVIDAPQVPDYLGVPMHRPDKMEKEPQVGVAQGLAWTSVGGTMLLVEALATPGTGKIVMTGSLGDVMKESVAAAIAYLRAHAAEYGADPDFHKTLDLHVHFPDGATPKDGPSAGITIATAVISAITGRPVRLDVAMTGEISLRGRVLPIGGVKEKLLAAHQGGIREVIIPKDNEPHLQDVPDSIRGDLRIHTLERVGQVLDLLLLPKPEASEPNMPVPMSKGVTQPGA